Part of the Aquimarina sp. TRL1 genome, TTTGGCATATGTAGTTGTATTTATCGTTGGACTTATCTGGTACAGAAGTAAAAAAATACCCAAAGACAGCCAACAAGCTACATCCATTAAAATCCTACTGGTTTTGGTATGTACTCAATTCTTATTAGGCGTTTTCACCCTCTTATTCAGAGTACCTTTAACCTTGGGAATTCTCCACCAGGTAGTTGCTTTCTTTCTACTGGGAGGGATGACATTTTCTCTTCACAGATTTAGTAAATAATAAAATAATTTGAGATAGAACCCGATATATATAAATTGGTCAATACCAGCGGTTACACTATCTTTGTCGAATATAATTAACAGAGAATGATCTATAGATTTAGAATAATTCTGGATACAGAAGAAGATGTATTTAGAGATATTGAGATTGAAGAAGATACTACATTAGAAGAGTTTCACAACACCATTACGCAATCTTTTGGTTTTGATGGTGCCGAAATGGCTTCTTTTTATATCAGTGATGAAGAATGGAATCAGGGAGAGGAAATTTCCCTGTTTGATATGAGCGATGGGTTACAATCCGTGCGTTTAATGAATGAAACGACCTTATCTGATGTTGTCAATGAAAGTTCTCCTAAACTCATATATATTTATGACTTCCTAAATATGTGGACGTTTCTTGTTGAGCTTGCCGAAATAGCTGAATATGAAAGTGGAAGAGAATATCCGAATATTATGTTTGTCCACGGACAAATTCCAGATCAGGCACCTGATAAAGAATTCGTATCTGAGGATGAGCATCATTCATTAGACGATAATGAGGATTTTATAGATCTCGATAATTACGATGATATTAGTTTTGATGAAAATTGGAATTAACCTCCTTCTCGACTCAAATCAATTTTAAAAACTATTTTTAACAAAAGATTTTTTTAAATTTAGGAGATCAACTCATAATCAGGGTTATGAGAATTTCGTTAAAAACAAACACTTAATTTCGAGGTAAAACTCGAAACAATACAATCTAGAAAACAACACAATGATTAACTTATATAGTACTCAGATTGAATCCCTTTCTGTACACAAAATTGGAAATAAAAGCAGAAACGAAAACATTTTTCTTTCGGATGCTCCTTACGCTTTAAATGATGAACTTACAGCCTTACTTAAAGAGTATTTTTTCAAACCATTTAGAGAAAAAGAAGAAAACTATTTTCAGTTCGTCAATGAAGTAGATGTAGAGTTCAATCCTCTTTATAAGATTATTTCAGAAATTTTCAACACTCCTTCCAGTGTACACGAAAAATCTAAAAGAATTGCTTCTTTACTATACGAACAATCACAACATCCTCATATTAAAAGTGGAGAATTATATGTCTCGTATTTAGAGAATGTTACCATCGACAATGAAAAAGTAGATGCTATTGGAATTTTCAAATCAGAATTAAAACACGACTTTCTTCAATTTGAGGAAAGTGGATCCAATATCAATCTGTTACTTCAGCAAGGAGTAAACCTAAATAAACTCGATAAAGGTTGTCTTATTTTTAATCACAAAAAAGAAGAAGGATATAAAATTTTATCGATCGATTCTAACCGATACGATACTAAATATTGGCTGGAACATTTCTTAGGTGTTGCTGCTTTTGCAGATGATAATTTTCATACTAAAAAATACATGAAGTTCTGTCAGGACTTTGCCAAAGAGGTTGTATTACCTGCTGAAGATAAGAAAGAAGAAGTTATGTTTATGAACAGAGCTATCAATCACTTCGCAAAAAACGATAACTTTGAAGAAACAGCTTTTTTAAATGACGTTATTGATAATCCGGAATTAATTCCTGAATTCAAACACTATAAAGTAGAAAAAGCTCCTAAATATCAAATAGAAGACCTTACCTCCTTCCCTATTGCAAATACTGCTGTATCAGAAGCGCGAAAAAAAATAAAAAACGTGATCAATCTCGATACTAATATTCAGATAAAAATGGATTTCATCAATCCGGAATCTGCAGAAAAGTTTGTAGAAAAAGGATGGGACGAAGAAAAACAAATGTATTACTATCTGGTATACTTCAACAAAGAACAAAAAGACTAGTCGATCAGCTATGAACTATTGAGATCAATAATATACTATAGTCGTCGTTTTTTAAGCCACATTCAGATTCGAAAACCGAGATCTTTCATAGCATATCTTATTTGATCATATCAATAAGTACATTAAAACAATATTATATGAATTCTAACCCTAAAAAAAATACCACTAAAACGCTTGCTTTTGTTTCTGGGTATGTCGGGAAAAAGAAACATGCGAGAATCCCTAAAAAACCTCCTAGACATGACAGTTATTTTATTACCGATAACAAATGGGTCTATTACAGACTAAAGTTTACCCGATGGAAGCCTGTTTTTATAAAAGATACTGCAGCATTAATCGCTCAATTTTCTCCTGAAAGTCCTGTAAACAATTTCTCTGAAGAGGCTATAACCACAGATAAGGTGACTGCTCAAAGGTACTATACTACAGCTTGTAAACCTCTAAAAGTATACCCACAACACTTTTTGAAAAAAAAATATGACTACCTAGTCTGGTCTGACAATAAGTTTGATATAAACTACAAGGATACCATAAAAGTGGTTAATAACTGGAATCCCGATATCGCCATGATGCTCCATAGGCATCCCGTACTAAAGAATATTGATGGTGAATTTGAGGAATCTATGTTACAGGAGCGTTATGTGATAGAAAAAGAACAATATACAAGATACATCAAAGACCGAGTAAACGAAGGACTTTCCAGTCAATCCGATGATCATTATCAGTGCGGTTATCTACTGTATAATATGAAAGCCTCTGAAACCGAAAACATTCAAAAAGCCTGGCATCAAAATATTAATCAGTGTGGTATCAATGATCAGATCTCATTCAACTTTGTAGCTCAGAAATTTCGACATCTAATCGATGAGTACAAATATGACATCGACCGAAAACCGCTTCGAAAACGTATATTTAAGTAAAAATGAATTTCATCAACCCAAAATCTGCAGAAAATTTGTAGAAACAGGATGAAATGAAGAAAAACCAATGTATTACTATCTTATATACTTCGACAAAGAACAAAAAGATTAATCCCTATAATTATATATATTGAGATAGTATCTGATGATACTGTCTCAATATTTTTCAAAAACGATTTTCAACCTCCTAACAGGCGTTTCATATTTACATTTTCGTAGTTTCTCCTCACGAAATCCAATGCAGTTTTTAAAACTTCTCCCATAGAATTACTCCTTCTGAATTTAAGGTCCAGCGTAAAACTATAGAGATGTTCCCTCAATGCCAACTGATTCTCTTTTGTTGAAATTGTATCATTACACATACACCCAATAAGTGTTTCATACCTTGACCGGGCATTCAACATCCTTTTGGCTAAAATCGATCGCTCTTCTTTTTTATATTGCTCTATGGAATTATTCTGTAACCGGTTCATTACCAGATCAACCATCTTATAATTCTCTTTAAAAAACTGAGGTTGATATACCTTCAATTTCCCTTCATAGCACTGCTGATCAAAATCGATAGCTCGTATTTTATACTCTACATGATCAAAATCATGAATCGGAATAATAACATAGTTATAGGATCGCATATCTCCTAATAATCGCATCTGGCAGCGCTCATTAAACTTTACAAACTCCTTAGCAATTTGTGATTTTGCACGATCGCTCAGATCTGGCAAAAAATCTCTGATAAATACATCTCCGGGAACCCCGGCAATGTGTTCTTCTATCAAAGTATTTTTATACACCAAAAAATTAATGCGATTAGGAGAGAACATATGCTCTAACTCCAGACCATATATCCTGGAAGCATCCGCTTTTTTGACATAAATGTACGTATAGTTGTCATTC contains:
- a CDS encoding nucleoid-associated protein, which encodes MINLYSTQIESLSVHKIGNKSRNENIFLSDAPYALNDELTALLKEYFFKPFREKEENYFQFVNEVDVEFNPLYKIISEIFNTPSSVHEKSKRIASLLYEQSQHPHIKSGELYVSYLENVTIDNEKVDAIGIFKSELKHDFLQFEESGSNINLLLQQGVNLNKLDKGCLIFNHKKEEGYKILSIDSNRYDTKYWLEHFLGVAAFADDNFHTKKYMKFCQDFAKEVVLPAEDKKEEVMFMNRAINHFAKNDNFEETAFLNDVIDNPELIPEFKHYKVEKAPKYQIEDLTSFPIANTAVSEARKKIKNVINLDTNIQIKMDFINPESAEKFVEKGWDEEKQMYYYLVYFNKEQKD